A genomic region of Elaeis guineensis isolate ETL-2024a chromosome 9, EG11, whole genome shotgun sequence contains the following coding sequences:
- the LOC105051159 gene encoding chloride channel protein CLC-b isoform X1, whose product MEESSRPIPEPAAGAADLEVDREEEEDDPESISLHQPLLKRTPTLTTNHLAMVGAKVSHIESLDYEINENDLFKHDWRSRSSVQVLQYVFLKWMLAFLVGLLTGAIASLINLAIENIAGIKMLLVGRLVNERRYINGFIYFTGANFALTMVAATLCVMFAPTAAGPGIPEIKAYLNGVDTPNMFGASTLIVKIIGSIGAVSAGLDLGKEGPLVHIGACLASLLGQGGSDNYRLKWRWLRYLQNDRDRRDLITCGASSGVCAAFRAPVGGVLFALEEVASWWRSALLWRTFFSTAIVVVVLRGFMEYCDSGKCGLFGKGGLILFDVSSVSVTYHINDLLPVALIGIIGGVLGSLYNHLLHKVLRLYSLINEKGRTAKLLLSLGVSLLTSICLYLLPFLAPCTPCDPTLDAACPTVGRSGNFKRFNCPNGYYNDLASLLHATNDDAVRNIFSTGTPTEFRAISLLIFFAIYCILGLFTFGIAVPSGLFLPIILMGSAYGRLLALMMGSHIYIDQGLYAVLGAAALMSGSMRMTVSLCVIFLELTNNLLLLPIMMFVLLIAKTVGDAFNPSIYEIILDLKGLPFLEANPEPWMRNLTVGELAAAKPSVVSLGGIEKVVRVVEVLKSTKHNGFPVVDQGVPSPIGMPTGATELHGLVLRSHLVAVLRKKWFLKERRRTEEWEVREQFMSVDLAQKGPKIQEVVLTEDEMDMYIDLHPFTNTTPYTVVETMSVAKAVVLFRQVALRHLLIVPKYQGAGISPIVGILTRQDLIAHNILGAFPHLAKKEKSESTNS is encoded by the exons ATGGAAGAGAGCTCGAGACCAATCCCAGAGCCAGCAGCAGGAGCTGCCGATTTAGAAGTtgatagagaagaagaagaagatgatccagagAGCATCTCTCTGCATCAGCCACTGCTCAAAAGAACCCCAACACTCACTACCAATCATTTGGCCATGGTTGGAGCAAAGGTCTCCCATATAGAGAGCTTAGACTATGA GATCAATGAGAATGATCTATTTAAGCATGACTGGAGGAGTAGATCCAGTGTTCAGGTACTGCAGTACGTATTCTTGAAATGGATGTTGGCATTTCTTGTCGGACTACTGACTGGTGCCATTGCTTCCCTCATCAACCTTGCTATTGAAAACATTGCGGGCATCAAAATGCTTCTCGTGGGACGTCtcgtgaatgaaagaag GTATATAAATGGCTTTATCTACTTCACAGGAGCAAATTTTGCTTTAACCATGGTTGCAGCGACTCTCTGTGTAATGTTTGCTCCAACTGCAGCAGGGCCAGGAATACCAGAGATCAAAGCTTACCTTAATGGAGTTGACACTCCCAATATGTTTGGTGCATCCACACTAATCGTCAAG ATCATTGGAAGCATTGGAGCGGTGTCCGCAGGGCTAGATCTTGGAAAAGAAGGGCCACTAGTGCACATCGGAGCCTGCCTCGCATCCTTGTTAGGCCAAGGTGGATCAGACAACTACCGCCTCAAGTGGAGATGGCTTCGATATCTCCAGAACGACAGGGACCGCAGGGACCTCATCACCTGCGGTGCATCTTCTGGTGTCTGTGCTGCCTTCAGAGCACCAGTCGGGGGTGTTCTATTCGCTCTCGAAGAGGTCGCATCATGGTGGAGGAGTGCTCTTCTATGGAGAACCTTCTTCAGCACTGCAATCGTCGTCGTGGTGCTGAGGGGATTCATGGAGTACTGCGACTCTGGAAAATGCGGCTTGTTTGGAAAAGGAGGACTTATTCTCTTTGATGTCAGCTCTGTTTCTGTGACTTATCACATAAATGATCTTCTTCCCGTCGCATTGATCGGCATCATAGGAGGAGTACTTGGAAGTCTATACAACCATCTTTTGCACAAAGTTCTTAGGCTTTACAGCCTAATTAATGA GAAAGGCCGAACGGCCAAGCTGCTGCTCAGCCTGGGAGTCTCTCTCCTCACTTCCATCTGCCTCTACCTCCTTCCATTCCTTGCACCATGCACACCATGTGACCCCACCCTAGATGCCGCCTGTCCGACGGTGGGCCGAAGTGGCAACTTCAAGCGATTCAACTGCCCGAACGGCTACTACAACGACTTGGCGAGCCTCCTTCATGCCACCAACGATGATGCAGTGCGCAACATATTCTCCACGGGCACCCCGACTGAATTCCGCGCCATCTCTCTCCTCATCTTCTTTGCAATCTACTGTATACTGGGCCTCTTCACCTTTGGCATTGCAGTTCCCTCAGGTCTCTTCCTGCCCATCATCCTCATGGGCTCGGCCTACGGCCGCTTGCTTGCCCTGATGATGGGATCACATATCTACATTGATCAAGGTCTTTATGCCGTGCTCGGTGCAGCTGCACTGATGTCTGGCTCCATGAGAATGACTGTTTCTCTCTGTGTCATCTTCCTAGAGCTTACAAACAACCTCCTCCTCCTGCCCATAATGATGTTTGTATTGCTTATTGCCAAGACTGTTGGTGATGCTTTTAACCCAAGTATATATGAGATCATACTGGATCTCAAAGGACTGCCATTCTTAGAAGCAAATCCAGAGCCATGGATGAGGAATCTTACTGTAGGAGAGCTTGCAGCAGCTAAGCCCAGTGTTGTAAGTCTTGGAGGCATAGAGAAGGTAGTCCGAGTTGTTGAGGTATTGAAATCCACCAAACACAATGGCTTCCCTGTTGTTGATCAAGGAGTGCCATCACCCATAGGGATGCCTACAGGAGCAACAGAATTGCATGGACTGGTCCTTCGGTCGCACCTTGTCGCAGTGTTGAGAAAGAAGTGGTTCCTAAAAGAGAGGAGAAGAACCGAAGAGTGGGAAGTGAGAGAACAGTttatgtcagtcgatctggcacaAAAGGGGCCAAAAATACAAGAGGTGGTTCTCACAGAGGATGAGATGGATATGTACATTGATCTACATCCTTTCACAAATACAACACCATATACTGTGGTGGAAACCATGTCAGTAGCAAAGGCTGTGGTGCTTTTTAGACAGGTTGCTCTTCGGCATTTGCTGATTGTTCCCAAGTATCAAGGAGCAGGG ATATCACCCATTGTAGGCATTCTAACCAGGCAGGATCTCATCGCCCACAATATCTTAGGTGCCTTCCCTCATCTGGCAAAAAAGGAGAAAAGTGAAAGTACCAATTCCTAG
- the LOC105051159 gene encoding chloride channel protein CLC-b isoform X3, producing MVAATLCVMFAPTAAGPGIPEIKAYLNGVDTPNMFGASTLIVKIIGSIGAVSAGLDLGKEGPLVHIGACLASLLGQGGSDNYRLKWRWLRYLQNDRDRRDLITCGASSGVCAAFRAPVGGVLFALEEVASWWRSALLWRTFFSTAIVVVVLRGFMEYCDSGKCGLFGKGGLILFDVSSVSVTYHINDLLPVALIGIIGGVLGSLYNHLLHKVLRLYSLINEKGRTAKLLLSLGVSLLTSICLYLLPFLAPCTPCDPTLDAACPTVGRSGNFKRFNCPNGYYNDLASLLHATNDDAVRNIFSTGTPTEFRAISLLIFFAIYCILGLFTFGIAVPSGLFLPIILMGSAYGRLLALMMGSHIYIDQGLYAVLGAAALMSGSMRMTVSLCVIFLELTNNLLLLPIMMFVLLIAKTVGDAFNPSIYEIILDLKGLPFLEANPEPWMRNLTVGELAAAKPSVVSLGGIEKVVRVVEVLKSTKHNGFPVVDQGVPSPIGMPTGATELHGLVLRSHLVAVLRKKWFLKERRRTEEWEVREQFMSVDLAQKGPKIQEVVLTEDEMDMYIDLHPFTNTTPYTVVETMSVAKAVVLFRQVALRHLLIVPKYQGAGISPIVGILTRQDLIAHNILGAFPHLAKKEKSESTNS from the exons ATGGTTGCAGCGACTCTCTGTGTAATGTTTGCTCCAACTGCAGCAGGGCCAGGAATACCAGAGATCAAAGCTTACCTTAATGGAGTTGACACTCCCAATATGTTTGGTGCATCCACACTAATCGTCAAG ATCATTGGAAGCATTGGAGCGGTGTCCGCAGGGCTAGATCTTGGAAAAGAAGGGCCACTAGTGCACATCGGAGCCTGCCTCGCATCCTTGTTAGGCCAAGGTGGATCAGACAACTACCGCCTCAAGTGGAGATGGCTTCGATATCTCCAGAACGACAGGGACCGCAGGGACCTCATCACCTGCGGTGCATCTTCTGGTGTCTGTGCTGCCTTCAGAGCACCAGTCGGGGGTGTTCTATTCGCTCTCGAAGAGGTCGCATCATGGTGGAGGAGTGCTCTTCTATGGAGAACCTTCTTCAGCACTGCAATCGTCGTCGTGGTGCTGAGGGGATTCATGGAGTACTGCGACTCTGGAAAATGCGGCTTGTTTGGAAAAGGAGGACTTATTCTCTTTGATGTCAGCTCTGTTTCTGTGACTTATCACATAAATGATCTTCTTCCCGTCGCATTGATCGGCATCATAGGAGGAGTACTTGGAAGTCTATACAACCATCTTTTGCACAAAGTTCTTAGGCTTTACAGCCTAATTAATGA GAAAGGCCGAACGGCCAAGCTGCTGCTCAGCCTGGGAGTCTCTCTCCTCACTTCCATCTGCCTCTACCTCCTTCCATTCCTTGCACCATGCACACCATGTGACCCCACCCTAGATGCCGCCTGTCCGACGGTGGGCCGAAGTGGCAACTTCAAGCGATTCAACTGCCCGAACGGCTACTACAACGACTTGGCGAGCCTCCTTCATGCCACCAACGATGATGCAGTGCGCAACATATTCTCCACGGGCACCCCGACTGAATTCCGCGCCATCTCTCTCCTCATCTTCTTTGCAATCTACTGTATACTGGGCCTCTTCACCTTTGGCATTGCAGTTCCCTCAGGTCTCTTCCTGCCCATCATCCTCATGGGCTCGGCCTACGGCCGCTTGCTTGCCCTGATGATGGGATCACATATCTACATTGATCAAGGTCTTTATGCCGTGCTCGGTGCAGCTGCACTGATGTCTGGCTCCATGAGAATGACTGTTTCTCTCTGTGTCATCTTCCTAGAGCTTACAAACAACCTCCTCCTCCTGCCCATAATGATGTTTGTATTGCTTATTGCCAAGACTGTTGGTGATGCTTTTAACCCAAGTATATATGAGATCATACTGGATCTCAAAGGACTGCCATTCTTAGAAGCAAATCCAGAGCCATGGATGAGGAATCTTACTGTAGGAGAGCTTGCAGCAGCTAAGCCCAGTGTTGTAAGTCTTGGAGGCATAGAGAAGGTAGTCCGAGTTGTTGAGGTATTGAAATCCACCAAACACAATGGCTTCCCTGTTGTTGATCAAGGAGTGCCATCACCCATAGGGATGCCTACAGGAGCAACAGAATTGCATGGACTGGTCCTTCGGTCGCACCTTGTCGCAGTGTTGAGAAAGAAGTGGTTCCTAAAAGAGAGGAGAAGAACCGAAGAGTGGGAAGTGAGAGAACAGTttatgtcagtcgatctggcacaAAAGGGGCCAAAAATACAAGAGGTGGTTCTCACAGAGGATGAGATGGATATGTACATTGATCTACATCCTTTCACAAATACAACACCATATACTGTGGTGGAAACCATGTCAGTAGCAAAGGCTGTGGTGCTTTTTAGACAGGTTGCTCTTCGGCATTTGCTGATTGTTCCCAAGTATCAAGGAGCAGGG ATATCACCCATTGTAGGCATTCTAACCAGGCAGGATCTCATCGCCCACAATATCTTAGGTGCCTTCCCTCATCTGGCAAAAAAGGAGAAAAGTGAAAGTACCAATTCCTAG
- the LOC105051159 gene encoding chloride channel protein CLC-b isoform X2 — MLYINGFIYFTGANFALTMVAATLCVMFAPTAAGPGIPEIKAYLNGVDTPNMFGASTLIVKIIGSIGAVSAGLDLGKEGPLVHIGACLASLLGQGGSDNYRLKWRWLRYLQNDRDRRDLITCGASSGVCAAFRAPVGGVLFALEEVASWWRSALLWRTFFSTAIVVVVLRGFMEYCDSGKCGLFGKGGLILFDVSSVSVTYHINDLLPVALIGIIGGVLGSLYNHLLHKVLRLYSLINEKGRTAKLLLSLGVSLLTSICLYLLPFLAPCTPCDPTLDAACPTVGRSGNFKRFNCPNGYYNDLASLLHATNDDAVRNIFSTGTPTEFRAISLLIFFAIYCILGLFTFGIAVPSGLFLPIILMGSAYGRLLALMMGSHIYIDQGLYAVLGAAALMSGSMRMTVSLCVIFLELTNNLLLLPIMMFVLLIAKTVGDAFNPSIYEIILDLKGLPFLEANPEPWMRNLTVGELAAAKPSVVSLGGIEKVVRVVEVLKSTKHNGFPVVDQGVPSPIGMPTGATELHGLVLRSHLVAVLRKKWFLKERRRTEEWEVREQFMSVDLAQKGPKIQEVVLTEDEMDMYIDLHPFTNTTPYTVVETMSVAKAVVLFRQVALRHLLIVPKYQGAGISPIVGILTRQDLIAHNILGAFPHLAKKEKSESTNS, encoded by the exons ATGCT GTATATAAATGGCTTTATCTACTTCACAGGAGCAAATTTTGCTTTAACCATGGTTGCAGCGACTCTCTGTGTAATGTTTGCTCCAACTGCAGCAGGGCCAGGAATACCAGAGATCAAAGCTTACCTTAATGGAGTTGACACTCCCAATATGTTTGGTGCATCCACACTAATCGTCAAG ATCATTGGAAGCATTGGAGCGGTGTCCGCAGGGCTAGATCTTGGAAAAGAAGGGCCACTAGTGCACATCGGAGCCTGCCTCGCATCCTTGTTAGGCCAAGGTGGATCAGACAACTACCGCCTCAAGTGGAGATGGCTTCGATATCTCCAGAACGACAGGGACCGCAGGGACCTCATCACCTGCGGTGCATCTTCTGGTGTCTGTGCTGCCTTCAGAGCACCAGTCGGGGGTGTTCTATTCGCTCTCGAAGAGGTCGCATCATGGTGGAGGAGTGCTCTTCTATGGAGAACCTTCTTCAGCACTGCAATCGTCGTCGTGGTGCTGAGGGGATTCATGGAGTACTGCGACTCTGGAAAATGCGGCTTGTTTGGAAAAGGAGGACTTATTCTCTTTGATGTCAGCTCTGTTTCTGTGACTTATCACATAAATGATCTTCTTCCCGTCGCATTGATCGGCATCATAGGAGGAGTACTTGGAAGTCTATACAACCATCTTTTGCACAAAGTTCTTAGGCTTTACAGCCTAATTAATGA GAAAGGCCGAACGGCCAAGCTGCTGCTCAGCCTGGGAGTCTCTCTCCTCACTTCCATCTGCCTCTACCTCCTTCCATTCCTTGCACCATGCACACCATGTGACCCCACCCTAGATGCCGCCTGTCCGACGGTGGGCCGAAGTGGCAACTTCAAGCGATTCAACTGCCCGAACGGCTACTACAACGACTTGGCGAGCCTCCTTCATGCCACCAACGATGATGCAGTGCGCAACATATTCTCCACGGGCACCCCGACTGAATTCCGCGCCATCTCTCTCCTCATCTTCTTTGCAATCTACTGTATACTGGGCCTCTTCACCTTTGGCATTGCAGTTCCCTCAGGTCTCTTCCTGCCCATCATCCTCATGGGCTCGGCCTACGGCCGCTTGCTTGCCCTGATGATGGGATCACATATCTACATTGATCAAGGTCTTTATGCCGTGCTCGGTGCAGCTGCACTGATGTCTGGCTCCATGAGAATGACTGTTTCTCTCTGTGTCATCTTCCTAGAGCTTACAAACAACCTCCTCCTCCTGCCCATAATGATGTTTGTATTGCTTATTGCCAAGACTGTTGGTGATGCTTTTAACCCAAGTATATATGAGATCATACTGGATCTCAAAGGACTGCCATTCTTAGAAGCAAATCCAGAGCCATGGATGAGGAATCTTACTGTAGGAGAGCTTGCAGCAGCTAAGCCCAGTGTTGTAAGTCTTGGAGGCATAGAGAAGGTAGTCCGAGTTGTTGAGGTATTGAAATCCACCAAACACAATGGCTTCCCTGTTGTTGATCAAGGAGTGCCATCACCCATAGGGATGCCTACAGGAGCAACAGAATTGCATGGACTGGTCCTTCGGTCGCACCTTGTCGCAGTGTTGAGAAAGAAGTGGTTCCTAAAAGAGAGGAGAAGAACCGAAGAGTGGGAAGTGAGAGAACAGTttatgtcagtcgatctggcacaAAAGGGGCCAAAAATACAAGAGGTGGTTCTCACAGAGGATGAGATGGATATGTACATTGATCTACATCCTTTCACAAATACAACACCATATACTGTGGTGGAAACCATGTCAGTAGCAAAGGCTGTGGTGCTTTTTAGACAGGTTGCTCTTCGGCATTTGCTGATTGTTCCCAAGTATCAAGGAGCAGGG ATATCACCCATTGTAGGCATTCTAACCAGGCAGGATCTCATCGCCCACAATATCTTAGGTGCCTTCCCTCATCTGGCAAAAAAGGAGAAAAGTGAAAGTACCAATTCCTAG